In Syngnathus typhle isolate RoL2023-S1 ecotype Sweden linkage group LG13, RoL_Styp_1.0, whole genome shotgun sequence, the sequence TAGCTCGTTGTAGCAGTAATTTAAACTGGTGGCTCTTTTGGTACCCCAATACAGTGGACGGACGAGACGACTTAGCCGCTGACATTATTGAGTAATCATTCCTTTCTAACCCATTATTCCTTGTGAGGAATGCACACTGGACATTTTCCCCTTTAATTTGACATCTTGCACTTTGGATTTGGAGCCTGCTGCCGTTTTGTCCAATTATTTCATGTACTAAACACTGTCCTCCTTCAACCTGCTGTTGTTTGTTAACTTATACAAgtttagattaaaaaaagaaaatgttgcaaACATTGCCATTCACCTCTGCAGTATGTATCCCAAACACAATTCACTTGGCTAATCTGTTGAAATACTTTTACTTGAAAGTAACCGTACTTAAGAACAGCACAACGTTCCATTTCTTTTCATCTTCAATAGCATACGTGTGACATCATATGATTGACAAATTACTCCATGGAAAACAACGCAGTGCAACAACTGAactggaccaaaaaaaaaaaaaaaaagcctgcttCAACGGGTTTGATTAACGCCTAGGTGAGTGTACTGATTAAGCAGCCATTTGATGAACTGGAAGCTGCTTGGGCTTCTGTGGACGACACAAATCGAAGAGGGGAAGATGCAAATGCGACAAAAAGATGAAGTGTGTTTCTTACCTTGTGTTGGGAATTGTGGTCCCTTTAAAAACAACAAGCAGCACCAAGACATTTAATATTCGGACAAACTTCATATGCACGAATGAATGACAGGGAACGAAAGAAATTCCAACTTACTGTGTCCGTGTTAAAGAAAAGGGCTGTGGCTAGACAAAGAAGTGATGGATCCAGGACTCTGAGTAAAATTCCAAACATGGgagaaattattatttattttcttcaaattcagacatcttttttcaaaataatgaGTCTGTAATCTGCACCAGCTCCACAACAGTACACtctttttgttcatttaaaatgttggaaaatttcaaaaaatgtataaaacGATCACGGTACTTAACTCTACGAGATGCAAGACCAAGACCTCTGTTTCTGGGCCACATTGGACTGAAACCACAGAACACATATGGATGCAGAAATGTCATTATTGTAAATTAGAGGCTGTATAACAAAACGGCTGTCAAACGTACCTTATCGTTCTTGAGTGAGCAGTAACTggagatgaaaaaaagaaaaacaagttagTCAAAAatatataagtatttttaaagaATGCCATTCTCGTCACATACAGAACTGCAAGGTTTGAAGATTAAATTCTTGCATATGCCGGAATCTCATTAggatttataatatatatatattcaagagttttttattcgccatgtttgagcgtgccaaacaaggaatttgactttggtaaataatataataaatcattCTTCAACTGTATTGCAAAGGATTTATATGATTCTGCTTAATTACAAAAATCCAATAGAAACAAACCAAAAATTAAAAAGAGGTAACTGCAATTACCAGGGGGAGTGACAGCCACAGGAAGTGAGATCCTTCGAACGCTGCACAGTGCACGAGACAGACACGTTTCACTTACAGCCTCAACACAAGTCATTATTGTGAAAAGTAAATGTGCTTTTACCCATTTGTTTGAAAGGGTGAAGGAGAACCCTATGGAGAGCAGACCACCGCTATTAACACCTTTTCCCAAAACACttttgaaattcaaaacacAACACGTACCACCCTCTGTGAGAGAGGCTTCTTCAACTGTGCCATCTCTCTTTGCAACTCCATATTTTGGCTTTTTAAATCAGCATTCTCTCTTTTCAATTCAGCTATTTGCCTTATGACAAAAGAATCAACAGTGACAATTTGGTTAATGGcattttttcgggggggggggggggggcacaataaATGTATCCTTAATTCACCTGTAACTCTGCTGAGTGACTTCTTTCAGGCACTTTTCTAGTTCGACAGACTTGTGTTTGAAATACGCCGTCGTCCGCTCCATTTGCGCCCGTTGAAAATCGGTAATCTGAGGGATGAGTTCTCATCTTTACATTTGATTTCAGGGCTCTTTTCAGTCACCAATAAGGTGGAATACCTGTCAGAATGTGAGAGCTattaaaaaagacagcagtcaGGTATGAACAAACCTGTAAAACGCGTTCTAGCCGTGAAACCAGGAGCTCCACGGGGTCCATGAAAAACATCTTGTCCTGCGgtttcatctaaaaaaaaaaacaccaaagccTTTTTGAATATTACAAACCCCACATTTCCAAAGAAATCATTTCTGATTTGTTGTTTCACAAAGGCAAAATCTGAATGGTGTGTGTAAATGTACAGTTGAATGACACTGCATAATTTCATTCGCCGGTATTCCTCAATGTTATATTTCCATATAACCGTGTCGTTTTCTACTCCAGCACAATTGAACATTATAAGAATACAAGTGAAGTAGTCATCATCAAGTGTGACCAGCATCTGCGTCACACAGCGTATCACATTTATTGCACTGCACAGGTGTGACTTCAGCACCCCGCAATAAAAggccacttcaaactgtgtcgTTTTACTGGAGTAAGGAAGGAGGATCCGGTTCTGGAAACTCTGCCTGACCTACAACTCGACTAGACATGTTTGGATCACCGTAACATAAgatataaaacataaccaaccTTGTCTGTGATGGGAATATATTTGCAGCTGGCTCCACATATGCCGCATTTCGCTGAGGAGAAATGCACAACAGTAACTTTGTTAACTACTTTTGACATGGGATTTGAATAGGATGAGAACAGACCAGCTTGGGAAGATTTAATGCAAGCTTCACAGCAGATGTGTCCACAGGTAGAAACTGCAAACGTTGAGCCACGTCTTATGAAGCACTTGTTACAGTGGAACCACTCCATTTGCTCTCCTTAGATCTAGTATggttacaaacaaacaaacaaacaaacaaacaaacaaacaaacgctaAGAGCAAAACTATTCACTTTGAAAacgacttttttattttaaaacaaatgacTTTTATGTAAGTGTGTTATCACGTTATCTTTAAGTATATGTAAAATACATTTATCACACCAAATATTATCCTTACCTTTTGTAGCATGCGATTAATGCCTGCATCTGTTAGCTAGGAGTTGTTGCTACTtaacattttcaaataaaatttcCCGTGTGACTACAAACTTAAAATACTGCTTAAAAACTTAACATAATGTTGCCGTGACATTTTCGTAATCTTACCTGCCGCAAATGTGAGAAGTGGTTGACAAAAAAACGGACGAGTTACTGCGGCCGTTAGCTTGCTAGCATTAGCTTGTGAGCCACTGTTGAGACATTCACTGAACTTCGGAAAAAATCGAATGCTTTATATACATACAAATGAAACAACTATTTCTATACTGTATACCATTTTCAATAAAACAAACAGCAACTTTGATTAAGGACCATACAAACAATTAGTGACGAGGTCTTGCCGCCATTTTGAAATCGCAAAATGAAAACCACACCCTCTAGTAAGGTGAAAACCGAACTGTACTTTTAAAGTGAATGTATCACAATTAAAGGACTACAAATTTAACATAAATCAGAATTTTATGTAACTCAGACATGCTGTAGATTCCATCGACTACTCCAGACATTCTTGAGCTCATAAaatagaggggaaaaaaaagctgaatCAACAGTGGCCATTTCATACTATCAAGACAAATCTCATAGGTTTAGGATTAAATTAGACATTTTCTCTGCCTGCtgaatgacattttgttttaattttattcttaCTAGCAACTTTGACGCAGATggcaatcctgatcatttgaagcAAATGTTAAAGGCTATAGCCTTTGATATTTATTTAAGATATTGTCTTAAACATGCACAAAAGTCAGACATGTGTTCCAGATTGTTTATTGGACATGCAATGGGGCTTGAAAAATCAGTTGACTAAAGCGcttgtgaaaataaaacatttttccaCTGAGGTCCATTCCTGTTAATAAAGGTTACGCAAGGTCATTCGACACAGGACTGGTCACGGGTCCAAGGACTGCATTCTGGACCATTCCATGTTTCCCTGCAAAAACAAGATCTTGTCAGACCAGCACGATGATGCCAGGAGAGGGATGTGTGGGATACCTGAAGCGACACTCCTTGACCACCTGGACTTGCAACTTGTTTCGCAGCAGTCACACAACTTGCTATGTGCAAGGTTGTCCACCAACTCCCACCTGAAGTGGTGAGGCATTTAGAAGTTGATACATTTCCATTAAAAACTACTAAAAATGAGATCTCTTTGGAAAAGCAACCAGAACTTTAAGGTGAGACTAAACGCTAacaaaaattcaaaacatttacCCATGCCCTTTGACAAAGTTGCACGCCTTCTTTGTTTGACCAATACCAGATGGATCCCAAGCTACAAGTTTACAGTGAATAAACACCTGTTGAGAAGCACATGTAAAAATCAATTCTgaaatttgggggggggggggggggggggtacagaaaaaaacaaaaacaaaagcagctcCATCATTTTGAAACGTTACCTCCTCTTCAACAGCAAATCTAAACGCTTGAAGAGAAAGTCTGACTTCTGATGAAATCAGCCTTTGTTCATATCTGGACTGTGACATCTTACTATCCAGAAGACAGCTATGATTGAAGAAAGGAGAATTAGGTCACAAGAGTCGAAGCAATTAGGCCCACTTTAAGACAGTACCCCTTATTGCCGATAATGTTGTAATAATAGTCGGACTGGCGCTCTGGCGTAGTTGTCGCGATGCACTCTTCAATAAGCAGGAGCAACGGCTGATGCATTTTCTCCTCCACACGAGCCACCATTGGGATGAACGAGCCGAGCGCAAAACGAGTTGCTGCAGCCGGGCCGGTGAAGTCctcttaaaacaaaaaaaggagttAGTTTGAACACAAAATCAAGTCCTTTCGGCAACGAACCCACCGTTCATAAGGCCCATATGGAAGACTAGACCCGACTGGCCATAGGTCGAGAAGACTGGATCGTAACTGGTCGGGGCCCATTCTTTCGGCCTGCAACGTGGTACAGgttaaaatagcaaaaatagctCTCGGTGAGGTGATGACAAGAGTAGCACGTAACCAACCTGTCAAATACGCAAATAACAGGATGGGTGAGAGTTTGCTCTCCAGAGTCAGGCGCCAAATAAATCAGGTCGTTGGTGTGCACTACCTTGTCCCCAGTCacctaggagaaaaaaaaagtgttaagaCGTCAAAAGAACAAGGTAACAGCACAGACAGGTACTCACCATTGTCCTGAAGTTACAATCTGTATAGTCCACTCGGAAAGTTGCCTCCCGAGCAGATGCGCTGACGGGAGCGCACGTTCCCAAACGAAAAAGCGACGCGTCGGCATGGTGTCTGCTTTCCTTCCACACCAGCGTCACAAAATCAGGCCTGCAGTCCAGCTTGACATCTTGGGAGGAACAAAGACACGACATGCAGCAAATAAAGTGagttcaaaaaagaaaattgcagcTAAGCACCATTACCTGCAAATACTGCAACGACAGCAGCTAGGCTGAAAAGCAATGCACTATGCCAAATGGAAGCCATCATGACTGAACAAGGTGCTTGCTGCTTGccattgtgtttttattccctctGAGCACTCAATCAGCTGTTTCACCTGCCAAGCTGCACAGGTGCACCTGATTACTCGTCATTTTCAAAAATCATATCtgggatggctggatggatggatggatggatggatggatgggtgggtgggacCTCCTCAAAGCACCACAGTCACGACACAAATAGAATCATCATCAATAGGAAGCAATCAAACAGCTCAGCTGTGCCATGCCTTTCAAATTCAATTGAttttgaaacatgacaaaaatatCATCGTAAACAATTGATCATGCTGATTATTAAATGACTGTGTGCAGATTGCTGCAATCTTCTTTTATGAGTCAGATTTAGCGTGTTTGGACCTAGCCATCAGGGAATGGAAAATGCTGCCATTATTGTGTGGCGGTGAATTTGAAATCGGATTGCTTGAAGTAACAATTCAAGTTTGAATATGATTCAGAATATATCTGCTGGCACTACTGAGTCTGCTGGCCAACAATGCAGATGACGCGTGAGCACGTATTGGGTCAAATCTGATTGGAccgctctaaaatctgcatatatatatatatatagatagaatAGACTTTTAAGAATAAATTGATATTTCATGCAACAAAAATCCATTTACACTCATATGCACAGAAACACTGCGTAAGAACGGATATATTCACCCAAGACCAAGAAGTCATTAAGTCTGatttttaatattaaatattaatatattatatatatatatatatatatatattataatatattaattaaatttcTTCATCTTCTCATATCTTATTTGTGAATAAAATATacacaaataaaacatgaaatatTAAATAATTTGGGGGTAAAACTGTCAATGTTAATGCAACAAGTCAGATTTTTTCCCATGGGGCAaactttcaattaaaaaaaaataaatacacaatttaTAAATATGTGAAGTCCACACTTGAATCTCAATGCATTTTCAGTTTACCTTCGTAAAACCATCACAATGGCATTTGTCTCTTCACAGAACTAGGCGATTTGTCTACATAATCTTTATTCTGCTACAATTATTTGTACTTTTTAATTAAGTCAATCTGTACTTTGGCTGGGGGGGCTCATTCACTTCCAACTCTAGACAGCcctccaccaaaaaaaaaaaaaaaaaaaaggccaagaaAGTTAGTACACTGCAATTCATTGAAGCAGACACATTGtgtccaaaaatat encodes:
- the LOC133165844 gene encoding zona pellucida sperm-binding protein 3-like, yielding MTYKPGAKSQPPLYEYFFECVQRRPKGWIPPFLNPGASVSVGRGGLVFRMALLNEQMTGIAKSNVIPLGSLIPIWAAVEQKAHQPLRLFMEECVAAPTAEPEPHQQVHPIIVNKGCLIESNSAFVPRYHTSALVLSLQSSMLGTGKLYIHCKLVAWDPEVLDESKKACQYSEQDGGLAVMMASIWHSALLFSLAAVVAVFADVKLDCRPDFVTLVWKESRHHADASLFRLGTCAPVSASAREATFRVDYTDCNFRTMVTGDKVVHTNDLIYLAPDSGEQTLTHPVICVFDRPKEWAPTSYDPVFSTYGQSGLVFHMGLMNEDFTGPAAATRFALGSFIPMVARVEEKMHQPLLLLIEECIATTTPERQSDYYYNIIGNKGCLLDSKMSQSRYEQRLISSEVRLSLQAFRFAVEEEVFIHCKLVAWDPSGIGQTKKACNFVKGHGWELVDNLAHSKLCDCCETSCKSRWSRSVASGKHGMVQNAVLGPVTSPVSNDLA
- the LOC133165583 gene encoding RING finger protein 212B-like isoform X2; the protein is MEWFHCNKCFIRRGSTFAVSTCGHICCEACIKSSQAAKCGICGASCKYIPITDKMKPQDKMFFMDPVELLVSRLERVLQITDFQRAQMERTTAYFKHKSVELEKCLKEVTQQSYRQIAELKRENADLKSQNMELQREMAQLKKPLSQRVGSPSPFQTNGVRRISLPVAVTPPVTAHSRTISPMWPRNRGLGLASRRSPGSITSLSSHSPFL
- the LOC133165583 gene encoding RING finger protein 212B-like isoform X1, producing the protein MEWFHCNKCFIRRGSTFAVSTCGHICCEACIKSSQAAKCGICGASCKYIPITDKMKPQDKMFFMDPVELLVSRLERVLQITDFQRAQMERTTAYFKHKSVELEKCLKEVTQQSYRQIAELKRENADLKSQNMELQREMAQLKKPLSQRVGSPSPFQTNGVRRISLPVAVTPPVTAHSRTISPMWPRNRGLGLASRRVKYRDRFIHFLKFSNILNEQKECTVVELVQITDSLF